AAGCCGTAATCGGTGAAACTTGTTAACTGCACATCAACCTCAGGAAAAAGGGAAAACGCGGTCAAACCGCAGAGATATTCATTAATGATGATAAACCAGCCAGATAGTTAGCGGCTAATTTATTTGACAGACGGGGCGAAAAAGCGGAGATCCAGGAGCGGTCGCCGGATGGCGCTACGCTTATCCGGCCTACGGGTCTCCCCGCAGGCCAGCAGTCACGAAGATTATGCGTCGAACGGGTCGCGCAGGATCATCGTTTCAGTACGATCCGGGCCGGTAGAAATAATATCGATCGGCACTTCGGTCAGTTCTTCAATACGCTTGATGTAATCCAGCGCCGCCTGCGGCAGGCCGCTACGCTCTTTCACACCGAAAGTGGTCTCAGACCAGCCCGGCATGGTTTCGTAGATTGGCTCAATGCCTTCCCAGTCGTCAGCAGCCAGCGGAGTGGTGGTCACTTCGCGGCCATCTGGCATACGGTAGCCTACGCAGATTTTCACTTCTTTCAGGCCGTCCAGTACGTCCAGCTTGGTCAGGCAGAAGCCAGACAGGGAGTTGATCTGCACCGCACGACGCACTGCAACCGCATCCAGCCAGCCGGTACGACGACGACGACCGGTGGTCGCGCCAAACTCGTTACCCTGCTTGCACAGGAACTCGCCGGTTTCATCAAACAGCTCGGTCGGGAATGGACCCGCACCCACGCGAGTGGAGTACGCTTTGATGATGCCCAGTACGTAATCCACATAACGTGGACCCAGGCCAGAGCCGGTCGCCACGCCACCTGCAGTGGTGTTAGAGGACGTTACGTACGGATAGGTACCGTGGTCGATGTCCAGCAGCGTACCCTGCGCACCTTCGAACATGACGAAATCGCCACGCTTGCGCGCCTGGTCCAGCAGATCGGATACGTCAACAACCATACCGGTCAGAATGTCAGCGATCGCCATGACGTCATCCAGCACTTTCTGGTAGTCAACAGCGTCAGCTTTGTAGAAGTTCACCAGCTGGAAGTTGTGATATTCCATCACTTCTTTCAGTTTTTCAGCGAAGGTTGCTTTGTCGAAGAGGTCGCCCACGCGCAGACCGCGACGTGCAACTTTATCTTCGTAAGCCGGACCGATACCACGACCGGTGGTGCCGATCGCTTTCGCGCCGCGCGCTTTCTCACGCGCTACGTCCAGCGCCACGTGATAATCCAGGATCAGCGGGCAGGCTTCGGAGAGCAGCAGACGCTCACGAACAGGGATACCACGGTCTTCCAGACCTTTCATCTCTTTCATCAGCGCAGCAGGAGACAGCACAACGCCGTTACCGATGATGCTGGTGACGTTATCACGAAGAATGCCTGATGGAATAAGATGGAGGACGGTTTTTTCACCGTTGATTACGAGAGTATGGCCTGCGTTGTGACCGCCCTGGTAGCGTACAACATATTTAGCCCGTTCAGTCAGAAGATCAACAATCTTCCCTTTACCTTCGTCACCCCATTGGGTGCCCAGTACGAC
This region of Enterobacter asburiae genomic DNA includes:
- a CDS encoding adenylosuccinate synthase, with protein sequence MGNNVVVLGTQWGDEGKGKIVDLLTERAKYVVRYQGGHNAGHTLVINGEKTVLHLIPSGILRDNVTSIIGNGVVLSPAALMKEMKGLEDRGIPVRERLLLSEACPLILDYHVALDVAREKARGAKAIGTTGRGIGPAYEDKVARRGLRVGDLFDKATFAEKLKEVMEYHNFQLVNFYKADAVDYQKVLDDVMAIADILTGMVVDVSDLLDQARKRGDFVMFEGAQGTLLDIDHGTYPYVTSSNTTAGGVATGSGLGPRYVDYVLGIIKAYSTRVGAGPFPTELFDETGEFLCKQGNEFGATTGRRRRTGWLDAVAVRRAVQINSLSGFCLTKLDVLDGLKEVKICVGYRMPDGREVTTTPLAADDWEGIEPIYETMPGWSETTFGVKERSGLPQAALDYIKRIEELTEVPIDIISTGPDRTETMILRDPFDA